One genomic window of Carassius auratus strain Wakin chromosome 14, ASM336829v1, whole genome shotgun sequence includes the following:
- the LOC113113364 gene encoding mastermind-like protein 1, giving the protein MMADFVVPRHSAVMERLRRRIELFRRHHNGCEDRYDRTAMERLEIERQQTFALHQRCMQTKAKRTNKHRQPAATSAEPAGQRGTGGGGTSAELADGGSGTPAEQSRNSTLIALQETVKRKLDNAGSPHGRDQVNGFTDGYPPNKKPCVEDALGGLNGVSNGIVPPRSPMDSKHNVCTDTMMANGNHRVVGAAHNGTSLTDSGASHGTESDFLLKEMKQEPVDDILPCILPGGGGNGNHNLFPDLNLNDQDWSEIMEEFNRSVPYEEIQELFSDSFGDRKDPELPSTGAAQSLMPPDLVSVKTEFPPATAPSAFDQDSCNGSPQVRPTSSGPPLHTNSPATAPATSPALPVQQQPTRPLPNHLLPAPPKDLSPAQQLQQLAVREQQRAILQSQQQQQHVVQKPPQQKQQQQQSAKFHQQPNHSTSWPQNAPTQSQMGGTFGLEKSTSPSLYPQDFPNPKTLLMPNKGSPKAGAPAGYMQPGGHANMLSHPATPTGPLNHPPNPGAQAAMLNYSNTKPLSHYEAGALGAPRGPPATQNQNKQNQAILNMMRQQQMQKQRPANMNFRPAHHQHAPDSGSYPSAAHVPGPGNTMTPQQSNSSIQANHGSAAYMKQQQQMQLMNQQKQYFQRQMMAEQEKQRQQQEQQLQRHLTRPPPQYQDQQNPQTQQNPFQQQQQQVSQFTGVPPCLAQQHSSGFSEHNISGASQPIGSVNSLSGPTPGTQRMFSQTQGMMGMGVVQNTGPTTAPPPAAGQADMNLSSCAGGLDVQQVLYGNMPMHPSHPNQQRPPVSSMSAAYRQNVLAAQQQAHLKNQPNAAMLKQQQQQQLARMPNSMPNTLANNMGSAMPTSMPTSIQGALPSQAQSWQQQQQHPGLQPGSANGGMQAGFPNSGFHMQPRLSKLPNNTPFPQGGMGNSAAGRTLAGMNPGQMMPNMNQQRTNNPGMSQQLSAPGQQTVQQGQQQAPPQTDLGSYSQPQAGPNRTAGLQCSQAYQLNRTPNQQLQFSYSTQSGGSLSGFPAETDLVDSLLKNPLTQEWMDDLDELLASHQ; this is encoded by the exons ATGATGGCGGATTTCGTGGTGCCGCGGCACAGCGCGGTGATGGAGCGGCTGCGGCGGCGCATCGAGCTCTTCCGGCGGCATCACAACGGCTGTGAGGACCGCTATGACAGAACGGCCATGGAGCGACTGGAGATTGAGAGACAGCAGACGTTTGCGCTGCATCAGCGCTGCATGCAGACCAAGGCCAAGCGCACGAACAAGCACCGGCAGCCAGCGGCGACGAGCGCGGAACCCGCGGGGCAGAGAGGCACGGGCGGCGGGGGAACCAGCGCGGAGCTGGCCGACGGGGGGAGCGGGACGCCGGCGGAGCAAAGCAGAAACAGCACGCTGATCGCG TTACAGGAGACTGTCAAGAGGAAGTTGGATAATGCTGGTTCACCCCACGGCCGTGACCAGGTCAACGGTTTCACCGATGGCTACCCGCCCAATAAAAAACCCTGTGTTGAGGATGCACTGGGGGGTCTTAATGGGGTCTCAAATGGCATAGTGCCTCCTCGCTCACCTATGGACTCCAAACATAACGTGTGTACAGATACCATGATGGCCAATGGGAACCACAGAGTGGTTGGTGCAGCGCACAATGGGACGAGTCTAACTGATAGCGGTGCATCACATGGCACAGAGTCAGATTTCCTCCTGAAAGAAATGAAGCAGGAGCCGGTGGACGATATCTTGCCCTGCATACTGCCTGGAGGAGGTGGGAACGGAAACCACAACCTCTTCCCTGACCTCAACCTCAACGATCAGGACTGGAGTGAGATCATGGAGGAGTTCAACCGCTCCGTACCCTACGAGGAAATCCAGGAGCTCTTCAGTGACAGTTTTGGAGATCGTAAGGACCCGGAGCTCCCGTCCACCGGTGCAGCTCAGAGCTTGATGCCGCCAGATCTGGTCAGCGTGAAGACTGAATTCCCCCCCGCTACGGCTCCCTCCGCCTTCGATCAGGACTCTTGCAACGGTTCACCTCAGGTGAGACCCACCTCGTCTGGGCCTCCGCTTCACACCAACTCCCCCGCAACGGCTCCAGCCACATCACCTGCCCTGCCTGTGCAGCAGCAGCCCACCAGACCACTCCCGAATCACCTGCTGCCCGCCCCACCCAAAGACCTGTCCCCCGCACAGCAGCTGCAGCAGTTAGCAGTACGTGAGCAGCAGAGGGCGATATTACAaagccagcagcagcagcagcacgtgGTTCAGAAGCCGCCACAGCAAAAACAGCAGCAACAGCAATCCGCTAAATTCCACCAGCAGCCCAACCACTCAACATCTTGGCCCCAAAATGCTCCCACCCAAAGTCAAATGGGCGGGACCTTTGGGCTTGAGAAGTCCACCAGCCCTTCTTTGTACCCACAAGACTTCCCCAACCCCAAGACCCTGCTCATGCCCAACAAGGGTTCTCCCAAAGCAGGCGCTCCAGCCGGGTACATGCAGCCAGGTGGGCACGCCAACATGTTAAGTCACCCAGCCACACCCACAGGGCCCCTCAACCACCCACCCAACCCAGGAGCCCAGGCAGCCATGTTGAACTACAGTAACACTAAACCCCTGTCCCATTACGAGGCTGGAGCACTAGGTGCACCCAGGGGCCCTCCGGCCACACAGAACCAGAACAAACAGAACCAGGCCATCCTGAACATGATGAGACAACAACAGATGCAGAAGCAGAGGCCGGCCAACATGAACTTCAGACCAGCGCACCACCAGCATGCTCCG GATTCAGGGTCTTACCCCTCCGCAGCTCACGTTCCCGGCCCGGGGAACACTATGACACCTCAGCAGAGCAACAGCAGCATCCAGGCTAACCATGGCAGCGCGGCCTAcatgaagcagcagcagcagatgcAGTTGATGAATCAGCAGAAGCAGTACTTCCAGAGACAGATGATGGCCGAGCAG GAGAAGCAGCGGCAGCAGCAGGAACAGCAGCTGCAGAGACATCTGACCCGTCCACCGCCTCAGTACCAGGACCAGCAGAACCCGCAGACCCAGCAGAACCCattccagcagcagcagcagcaggtgtCTCAGTTCACCGGGGTGCCACCCTGCCTGGCCCAGCAGCACTCCTCCGGCTTCAGCGAGCACAACATCTCCG GTGCATCTCAACCAATAGGGAGTGTGAACTCTCTCAGTGGCCCCACCCCTGGAACACAACGGATGTTCTCTCAGACACAAGGCATGATGGGAATGGGGGTGGTACAGAATACTGGCCCAACCACTGCTCCCCCTCCAGCCGCCGGTCAAGCAGACATGAACCTCTCATCCTGTGCAGGCGGTCTCGATGTGCAACAAGTCCTCTATGGCAACATGCCCATGCATCCCTCCCACCCCAACCAGCAGAGACCGCCGGTGTCCTCAATGTCTGCCGCTTACCGCCAGAATGTTCTAGCAGCCCAGCAACAAGCACACTTGAAAAACCAACCCAATGCTGCTATGTtgaaacaacagcagcagcaacaactggCCCGTATGCCCAACAGCATGCCCAACACCTTGGCTAATAACATGGGCTCTGCTATGCCCACCTCCATGCCAACCAGTATCCAGGGTGCCTTGCCCTCGCAGGCCCAGTcatggcagcagcagcagcagcatccagGTCTCCAGCCCGGCTCTGCTAACGGAGGCATGCAAGCAGGTTTCCCCAACTCTGGCTTCCACATGCAGCCAAGGTTGTCCAAACTTCCCAACAACACCCCGTTTCCCCAGGGTGGCATGGGAAACAGTGCAGCTGGTAGGACCCTGGCAGGAATGAATCCTGGACAAATGATGCCTAACATGAACCAGCAACGGACCAATAACCCAGGCATGTCCCAACAGCTGTCCGCTCCTGGCCAGCAGACGGTCCAGCAGGGGCAGCAGCAAGCGCCGCCTCAAACTGACTTGGGGTCCTACAGTCAGCCACAGGCCGGACCCAACCGCACCGCAGGACTTCAGTGCAGTCAGGCCTATCAGCTGAACAGGACCCCCAATCAGCAGCTCCAGTTTAGCTACAGCACCCAATCAGGAGGCAGCTTGTCCGGGTTTCCTGCCGAGACAGACCTGGTGGACTCTCTTTTGAAAAACCCATTGACACAAGAGTGGATGGACGATCTAGACGAGCTGTTGGCCAGTCACCAGTGA
- the LOC113113366 gene encoding leukotriene C4 synthase-like encodes MMLEQVVLLAAVTVLGLLEQAYFCLKVIQARRKHSVSPPATSGPPAFERIFRAQANSSEYFPIFVFSLWLAGVFFSQALAVLFGLLYLYGRYLYFHGYAESAQGRLEPLYFSAKMLWVLIALAGLGVICTLTQAYLGLDLLHSFSHVLGLTEHS; translated from the exons ATGATGCTGGAGCAGGTTGTGCTGTTAGCAGCCGTCACAGTGCTGGGACTGCTGGAGCAAG CGTACTTCTGTCTGAAGGTGATCCAGGCGAGGAGGAAGCACTCGGTCTCCCCGCCTGCCACCTCCGGACCTCCGGCGTTTGAGAGGATCTTTCGAGCCCA AGCAAACTCTTCTGAATATTTCCCCATATTCGTCTTCTCGCTTTGGCTGGCTGGAGTTTTCTTCAGTCAAG CACTGGCCGTGTTGTTCGGGCTGCTGTATCTTTATGGACGGTATCTGTACTTCCACGGCTATGCAGAGTCTGCTCAGGGCAG ACTGGAGCCGCTGTACTTCAGTGCAAAGATGCTGTGGGTGCTGATCGCTCTGGCCGGGCTGGGGGTCATCTGCACCCTCACACAGGCCTATCTGGGACTGGACCTGCTGCACTCCTTCAGTCATGTTCTGGGCCTGACCGAACACTCATGA